TCCTTAAATCTTCCTGTTGAGTCAATTCAGAATCTTTTGGTTGTTCTCCTGATAAGTAAGATATTATCCCATCTACCTTCTTTGAAATAATATTTAAAATTCTCCTCAATAAGGATTCCAAACCTACTTTTTCAGCATCCAATAAACACTCTAATTTTACCCTGTTGTCTGAAGCTTCAGTTACTTCAGCTCCTACCATTTGCTTAGTAGTTGAAACTAAATCTTCTATTTCCTTTTGGACTATTTGCTTCTTAGATTCAAAAACTATTTCATCATATCCCAAAGAATAGAGACATAAAACCATACTAGGAATAGGTTGCTTTATTGCATCAATATCAATTTTTATTGTTTTTCTATTTGATAAGAGCTTTATCTTCTCGGCAAGAAGTTTAAGCGAGCCATCATCAGAAATTTCTATCAAAATCTTATCTCCAGGCTTAATATTCCATTTATTTATCCATTTCTTGGGTAACGTAATGAAAAGAGAAGAAGAACCTAATTTTTGCACTTTCCTGGTCTCAATATCCTTGGAATTATCAAACTCTTCCAAGTCAGTCACTATTTTTACTATGTTAAACGGTGTTTATAAATATGTTGCAACTTTATTATAAAGTTATAAAAGAAGCTTTTTAAGCAGATTTCTTCCTTAAGATTATCTTTATAAATCCTTTGCTCCTCACAACGTCTACATCGTATTTCTCTACATTATTAACTGGAAGCTCTAAATGATAGCATTTACCACGTTTATCTTTGCACTTTAATTCTAGTTTATTATTAATCATTTTAATGTAAAGAGTTTGGCTTTCCAAATGAGGTACATCAACTATATAATAGATCTCCTTATCAGTCTCATAATATGTATATAAGGGTTCATTGAACTCCTTCTCGATCTCAGCTTCCATATTCTTAAATTCATTTTCCTCTTCTTCCATCATCTTTTTTACAAGGTCGTATAGATCTTTAAATGCAGGCATTTTTATCACGCGTAACTCATTGGCTTTACTGACGAATAAGACGGTAACTCTTTCTTAGTCTGCTCCATTAGACCTTTAATTTTTGCCCTTATTTCCTCAGCCTCCTTAAGTAAGGAGCTAACATCTATGCTGAAGCCTATATATTTAGATATTATATCTAAAGCTACAGCTGAAGCTTCTGGATCAGGAATATCGAGGAAGGATTCCACAACTATTACGAAATTCCTAACATTGTTTCTTGATGCTTCAAGCAATATTGGAGCATAAGGACCTGCAATATAACCATCATCAAACTTCTGCATTAAGTTTGCTTTTGATAATTCTTCTGATAGGGCTTCCTCACTAGCTATCCAATATGCCGCAGGTTTCTCTATGTCTAGCCTATTAGGTATAGGAACTCCAGTAATAGAAATAATGGTATCTATGCCATATTTCTTAGCATAATCTATTACAAAATCTGCTAATGGATAAGCAGAAGATGCCGGTAACGCAGTCCATGCATGTAAGATTATGGCATTAGTATTATGATATACTCTTAGAGGCGATTTAGCGATACCGTTAGTTACATGCATTACTGGAGGAATATATTTCTTCGAAAATATTTCACCATATTCGTTAAATCCTCCTTTCTCTATTAGGAATTCAGTTGCAATTTCACCAACTAAGCCCGCATCCGGTAGTCCTATTATCATATAGCTTGGTTTGGCTAACTG
This genomic interval from Acidianus sp. HS-5 contains the following:
- a CDS encoding AbrB/MazE/SpoVT family DNA-binding domain-containing protein, giving the protein MTDLEEFDNSKDIETRKVQKLGSSSLFITLPKKWINKWNIKPGDKILIEISDDGSLKLLAEKIKLLSNRKTIKIDIDAIKQPIPSMVLCLYSLGYDEIVFESKKQIVQKEIEDLVSTTKQMVGAEVTEASDNRVKLECLLDAEKVGLESLLRRILNIISKKVDGIISYLSGEQPKDSELTQQEDLRRVYLMLLRHVVGSKYEVSANLNKNFLVVMNSVILLNISRLIDRIDSIVKANKLNEDTPILKDILQKINDLLDEVIMSILFPSMKRVSNGMNLINQINALLQSFNDKSSLIYNSVVDIISNLQLALENSSCTLFLEDMPWIERNFNVVK
- a CDS encoding proteasome assembly chaperone family protein; the protein is MNKLSFEIRESYIPQLAKPSYMIIGLPDAGLVGEIATEFLIEKGGFNEYGEIFSKKYIPPVMHVTNGIAKSPLRVYHNTNAIILHAWTALPASSAYPLADFVIDYAKKYGIDTIISITGVPIPNRLDIEKPAAYWIASEEALSEELSKANLMQKFDDGYIAGPYAPILLEASRNNVRNFVIVVESFLDIPDPEASAVALDIISKYIGFSIDVSSLLKEAEEIRAKIKGLMEQTKKELPSYSSVKPMSYA